One segment of Setaria viridis chromosome 4, Setaria_viridis_v4.0, whole genome shotgun sequence DNA contains the following:
- the LOC117852540 gene encoding uncharacterized protein yields the protein MPRLTPADATLILDHALGDPSVPAAAAHALLAALPFPSDPTPRLRRAVLLRRLAADPVSASALDTLHLLASLPASPSPSPSPIAAAHIAVAGFLAASAPDFDAAAAALFARPDGRVRRAVDEGGSRALASDDAVATVEQFEAAVGNSFSQVVLRGLWGDRDAAEERVRELLAAEWAGMGPSLLEVAAERIVGDVAVGTWRDADEATRAKFRVLAGEEKTREILVKLEESTSRVNPISTPEVSKVVDALKTSCAELHSVVEDPLPAAKAAADKVLATRINRTVNLNAEGGQPAACGTAGPSVLNERNNGPNKGAPPSLMDWNPTARTFQWEESPDPEGSEPALRRPHLPSPRRIPVSPLPAAENKNKRRRARKWCLLEEETLRKGVELYGSGNWKDILSNNPDVFIGRTPVDLKDKWRNMMR from the exons ATGCCGCGGCTCACGCCGGCGGACGCGACTCTGATCCTGGACCACGCCCTGGGCGACCCCTCAGtccccgcagccgccgcccacgcgctcctcgccgcgctccccttcccctccgacccgaccccgcgcctccgccgcgcggtgctcctgcgccgcctcgcTGCCGACCCGGTCTCCGCCTCCGCGCTCGAcaccctccacctcctcgcctcgctccccgcctccccctccccgtccccgtcccccatcgccgccgcccacatCGCCGTGGCGGGCTTCCtcgcggcctccgcgccggacttcgacgccgccgcggcggcgctcttcGCGCGCCCCGACGGCCGCGTGCGCCGCGCGGTCGACGAGGGAGGGTCCCGCGCGCTCGCTTCCGACGACGCCGTCGCCACGGTGGAGCAGTTCGAGGCCGCTGTTGGGAACTCGTTCTCGCAGGTCGTGCTCAGGGGCCTCTGGGGCGACCGAGACGCCGCGGAGGAGCGGGTCAGGGAGCTCCTCGCAGCAGAGTGGGCCGGCATGGGGCCGTCGCTGCTGGAGGTGGCGGCCGAGCGGATCGTTGGGGATGTAGCCGTCGGGACCTGGCGTGACGCGGATGAGGCCACACGCGCCAAGTTCCGTGTGTTAG CTGGGGAAGAAAAAACACGTGAGATTCTGGTCAAACTTGAAGAATCTACCTCTCGTGTAAATCCAATTTCGACGCCAGAAGTTTCCAAGGTGGTGGATGCTTTAAAAACAAGCTGTGCTGAGCTTCACAGTGTAGTGGAGGATCCACTTCCAGCTGCAAAGGCAGCTGCAGATAAGGTGTTGGCTACAAGGATAAATAGGACAGTGAATTTAAATGCTGAAGGTGGTCAACCAGCAGCTTGTGGCACTGCAGGCCCAAGTGTGCTTAATGAAAGGAACAATGGTCCGAATAAAGGCGCACCTCCCAGCCTTATGGATTGGAACCCAACGGCACGGACCTTTCAG TGGGAGGAGTCGCCTGACCCTGAGGGTTCAGAACCAGCATTACGTAGGCCGCACTTGCCTAGCCCAAGGAGAATACCAGTTTCTCCTTTGCCAGCGGCAGAAAACAAAAATAAGCGTAGAAGGGCAAGGAAGTGGTGCTTGTTAGAAGAAGAAACACTAAGAAAGGGTGTTGAACT GTATGGTAGCGGTAATTGGAAGGATATTTTGAGTAACAATCCCGATGTTTTTATCGGCAGAACACCA GTGGACTTGAAGGATAAGTGGAGGAACAT